A section of the Parasteatoda tepidariorum isolate YZ-2023 chromosome 6, CAS_Ptep_4.0, whole genome shotgun sequence genome encodes:
- the LOC107440372 gene encoding glutamate receptor ionotropic, delta-2-like codes for MDANFPSHIRVSVIPLQSVVNLTKGPNGETLLLGADGRLLNILSQYLKFNYSVLIPPDREWGRQLADGNFTGMVGQVFRGEADFTMSWTSNTKERAKGVDFSESYALNELTYVTNMPGYLPKAYVFTYPFDYLSWISIVLVVLVVSLLFRLLMPNGPSYVERLLYIFGTITHQALNNEKYYRRILLFFWWISSTVLSVSYTGALSSFLSVPIREAPMKDFKQLSIATSGGQYRCLDVKGSVFLPSFLDSGKEDLVRLGKNIIKYNWFNTFAESQTEDYFDGKSAHLGSRLFLYLRFGKPPFNRRYVSDDTASTSPIAFGVRKDFCCKETINLMLKRIKHGGIYQKILDEEMFKRWLKYIGTLVPIEHDIPISIQDIYGAFLILAIGNGLSIVIFVIECCWKRRLTK; via the coding sequence ATGGATGCGAACTTTCCTTCTCACATCAGAGTGTCTGTTATTCCACTCCAGAGTGTAGTAAATTTAACGAAAGGTCCAAATGGCGAAACTCTTCTGTTAGGAGCAGATGGCCGACTTCTTAACATTTTATCTCAGTATTTGAAGTTCAATTACTCTGTACTCATTCCACCAGACAGGGAATGGGGGAGACAACTAGCAGATGGAAACTTCACTGGCATGGTAGGACAAGTATTTCGTGGAGAGGCAGATTTTACCATGAGTTGGACCTCTAACACCAAAGAACGTGCAAAGGGAGTTGATTTCAGTGAATCATATGCGCTGAACGAACTGACGTATGTTACTAACATGCCAGGATATTTACCCAAAGCATATGTATTTACCTATCCCTTCGACTACTTATCTTGGATAAGTATTGTTCTCGTCGTATTAGTAGTCTCATTATTGTTTCGGCTACTCATGCCAAATGGTCCTTCGTATGTCGAAAGACTGCTTTACATTTTTGGTACAATCACGCATCAGgcattaaacaatgaaaaatattatcgtAGAATACTGCTCTTCTTTTGGTGGATATCATCAACTGTGTTGTCAGTAAGCTACACGGGGgctctttcttcttttcttagTGTACCCATACGGGAAGCTCCTATGAAGGATTTCAAGCAACTGTCGATAGCGACCTCTGGTGGACAATACAGATGCCTAGATGTGAAAGGATCTGTTTTTCTTCCATCGTTTTTAGACAGTGGTAAAGAAGATCTCGTCCGACTAGGGAAGAATATAATTAAGTACAACTGGTTCAATACGTTTGCTGAATCTCAGACCGAAGATTATTTTGATGGAAAATCTGCCCATTTGGGTTCTAGACTTTTCCTGTACCTGAGGTTTGGAAAACCTCCTTTTAACAGAAGGTACGTGTCTGACGACACCGCCTCCACGTCACCGATTGCGTTTGGTGTCAGGAAAGATTTTTGTTGCAAGGAAACGattaatttaatgctaaaaagaattaaacatggtggaatttatcagaaaatattgGATGAAGAGATGTTTAAGCGTTGGCTTAAATACATAGGGACTCTTGTGCCAATAGAACATGACATACCGATTTCTATTCAAGATATATATGGGGCTTTCTTGATACTTGCGATTGGAAATGGTTTATCTATCGTTATCTTTGTTATTGAGTGTTGTTGGAAAAGAAGATTAACTAAATAA